In Candidatus Pacearchaeota archaeon, the genomic stretch AGAGATTTATGAAGAATCGGGAGTTAAAGGTTTGAAATTAATAAAAAATCTCGGACAATACGAAAGATACAGTATGGACAATCAATCAGAAATGAAATTAAGAACCTTTTTCCTTTTCAAAACTTTGAAACAAAAATTATGCCCAATTGATCCTGAAAACCCAGAAGCAATATGGGTCGATAAAAACAAAGTTAGTGAAACATTAACGCATCCAAAAGATAAAGAATTCTTTTTAAAAATATTAAAAGAAATATAAAAATATGAAAGTATTTTCGGGAATTAGGCCTACGGGCGAAATACATTTAGGAAATTATTTAGGAGCAATCAAACAATGGATTAGTCTTCAAGATAAAGAAGACTGCCTTTTCTGTATTGTTGATTGGCACGCTATTACTACTCCCTATGATGAAAAAACTCTTCAAAAGAAGATGTTTGATTTGACTACCACATATTTAGCGGTTGGCTTAAATCCTGACAAATGTAATCTCTTTATTCAATCAGACGTTAAGGAGGTTGTTGAATTGCAATGGCTATTAGGAACTATTACTCCCTTCGGAGAATTAAGTCGCATGACCCAATTCAAAGATAAATCAAAAAAACATCCTGAATATATTAATGCTGGATTATTCAATTACCCTGTTTTAATGGCTGCTGATATCCTTCTTTACGACACTGATATTGTTCCAATTGGAAAAGATCAAACTCAACACGTTGAATTAACTAGAAATATTGCTGAAAAATTCAATAAGAAATATGGCAAAGTCTTTAAATTACCAAAAGCTTTCGTTCCAGAACAAGGAGCAACGATTATGTCTCTTCAATTTCCTGAAAAGAAGATGTCAAAAACTGATGACGTAAAAGGATGTATTGGTTTATTCGATACGCCAAAAGAAATAAAAGAAAAGATAATGTCAGCAACCACTGATTCGGGAAAAGAAATTAAATACGACACAAAAAACAAAAAAGGAATTTCTAATTTAATGACCATCTATTCCCTATTCTCTGATAAAACATTCAAAGAAATAGAAAATGAATTTAAAGGAAAAGGATACGGTGACTTCAAAAAATCTCTAGCTGATTTACTAATTGAGAAATTAGAACCGATAAGACAAAAAAGAAAAGAACTAGAAAATAATCCTGAATATATTAATAGAGTTCTAGAAAAAGGAGCGAAAAAGGCTAGAAAAATCGCTGAAGAAACAATGGAGAAAATTAGAAAGAATATGGGATTGAAATAATTTAATATTGTGTATAAAAAAGAGGACATATTTAACATTGTGTCCTTTTTTATTTGAATACCTCTTGTTTTGATTTTCTACCAACCACCTTAAACAAGGGTCTATTGTTGGCGATAAAAAATGCCTCATTTGTCAACTTTCTTTGGATAGACAATTTTAATCTTCTGCCGTTGGATTTATTATTATTTTCCATCGGAGGAATATATGATTTTATCAGTTTTTGCTGAAAAATATTTACTCCCTCTTTTATTTTTCCAAAAAATCTTAAGATGCAAATGCAATAATATTTTTTAGAAAAATCATCATAGGCAGATATAGAACCAACTAAAAAGCGTGCAGTTCCATTGAAAACTGCGTTAAGACTTTTTTCAATCGCCTCACACTCTTTTGTTTTAATTGGAAAAGAGCGTTTTTCTCCATCGTATTCGATGATCAAATACGATTTTTCGGTACATATATGCAGGTCTCCGGCCTTAAAAGCCCTATTGATTTCCCTGCAAAAACGTCTATCTTCAATTCCCTCAAGGCTATCTTCAATTCCCTCAGGGATTAAATCCAGACCCATGAAATCTTCTTCGAATTCGATAAAATCCAATTTCATATGTCCAGACCTCCTAAGGACGAACAACTCTTGTATATTATAAATAAGATAAAAAATCAAGCCCTACTGGGCTTGAATTATCTCTTCTATTTCTTTTAATTTTTCTTCCATTATTTCTTTAGTCTTCCCTTCAACAATTAATCTCAGTATTGGTTCAGTATTAGAAGCTCTAATAGAAAACCACCAATCATCAAAATCTATTCTGACCCCATCAATTGTTAATAATTTTCCATCAATATATTTTTCTTTTACTTTATTGATAATCTCTTCTTTATTGTCAGCCTTAAAGTTAATTTCTCCAGAGTGATAATATTTCTCAAATGGCTCTATTAATTCTGATAATTTCTTTCCTGTCTTTTTAATTTCTTTAAGTATTGTAAAAATTACAAAATAAGGAGCTTCGTAATAACTACCACTTTGTCTTAAATAGTAATGACCGGCATATTCTCCTCCAAAAATGATATCCTTTTCCTTCATTAAAGCTTTAATAAAGGAATGTCCCACTTTACTTATTATCGCTTCGCCTTTCAGACTATTAATTGTTTCTCTGACAACATTACTGCAACGAATATCGTAAAGGATTTTATTGTTTGGATTATCTTTAAGAATTAATGAAGACATTAAAGATAAAATCATATCCGAAGGAATAACATTTCCTTTTTCATTAATAAAGAAAACCCTATCTCCATCTCCATCAAGAGCTACCCCAAAGTCAGCCTTGTCTTCAATAACTTTTTTTTGGAGCTTTTCTATATTTTCTTTTTTATGCGGATCAGGCTCATGATTAGGAAAATCACCGTCAAGTTCACTAAAAATATGCGTAAGATTAACTTGATTAAACATTTTAGGAACAAGAACACCTGAAACACTGTTAGCTGTGTCGACAATCATTTTTATATCAAAACTATCTTTTTCTTTATTGATAGAGATATAATCGTCTGAAACATCTTTTCTAATAATTTTTCCAATCTTTTCAACCTCGATAAAATTATTAGAAAGAACTAATTCTTTTATTTCTCCTATCCCAGAATCCCCGCTTAAAGGAATAGCTTCTTCTCTTACCATTTTAAATCCGTTGTATTGTTTGGGATTATGACTGGAGGTAATGTTAATCCCTCCATCATATTTATAGTTAGCAACTGAAAAATAAAGCGTTGGCGTGGCCGACAAACCGATATCAATAACATTAGCTCCTTGGCCGATTATTCCTTTTTTTAATTCATTAAAAAGAGAATCTGAAGATTTTCTATTATCACGCCCTACTACTATCTGTGGATTATCCTTATTCGAAACTTTTTTAATAAATACCGCAAAAGCAGCCCCTATTTTATAAGCCGTTTCTTCATTAATTTCTTCAGGATAGATACCCCTAATATCGTATGCTTTAAATATTTTTTGATTTAACATGTAAATTACATATTAATTTTACATTAAAATTGGAATTGCTGCAATAAAACAAAAACCCGAGAATAAAACCTCGGGTAGGGAAAAATAATTCTAATAACAACCTCTTGCAGTTATGTACGCGTGACAATTATGATTCGGATAATCCATACAACCTTCATATATCAGACTGCCACAATTATCACATGCAGTACTACCACATCCAGTACAACAAGCCCAATTATAATTATCACCCGTCATATAAGGCATAGACTCAATAGCATGATTACTCCAACTATGAGATCCAGCAGTATATGGAATACTATACCCAGCATGCGAATTATGAGTAGTAGAACCACAATAACCACCATATATTGATCGATCAGCAGTTGTAGTCCAATTTTGATATTGTGTCCATCCAGAAGGACAATCTGGGTAAAGACCATCAACCTGAGTACCAATATCAGTAGTAACCGACCAACTGAACTTACAAACATAACACGAACTAACCCAAGTTAACGTTCCGCCAGCACTAGTACATTCATTAAGAGTATGGACATTATTGCATATAATAGGCGGACTTAACTTTAAGGCAGTACAAGTCTCACTAGTCGTTCCATCGTTCACTCCAGCACAAGTCCAAGTCCAGGGACCGGAACCAGAAACAGAAGAAGCAATTCCAGCAGAACAGAGATCTGTTGTCGGAACAGAAGAATAATACGAACCATCAGCTGAACCACAGACACCATCTACAGATTTATTAGCAGTACAAGTCTCACTAGTCGTTCCATCGTTCACTCCAGCACAAGTCCAAGTCCAGGGACCGGAACCAGAAACAGAAGAAGCAATTCCAGCAGAACAGAGATCTGTTGTCGGAGTAGTATATGAATTGGTGCCATCAGCTGAACCACAGACACCATCTTCAGTTTTGTTAACGGTACAGGTAGGAATATCCCCAACATATTTTCCTTCACAAGTCCAAGTCCAGGGACCGGAACCAGAAACAGAAGAAGCAATTCCAGCAGAACAGAGATCTGTTGTCGGAGTAGTATATGAATTGGTGCCATCAGCTGAACCACAGACACCATTTAAGGCTCTGTAGGCAGAACAAAAAGCTCTATCTCCACGATCTCCGTCACAAGTCCAAGAGACTGAGGCTCCTTCTTCTGGAAAAACAGGAGTTGTACCATCAAGCGTTCCTGCCGAACAAAAACTTGTAGCGGTAATAGTAGGCCAATCAGTAGCGCTAGAATTGTTATATCCATTTGTAGAAGTATATTCAGAAAAATCACCGCAAGCTCCGTTAACAATAGTACCGATAGTATAATTATCAGTATCACAATTGTATGCATATATATCATTAGGAGCAGGAGTAGAGAGTTTGGCGTAAATTTGGCAACTCTTTCCATCTGTTGAAATATAATAATAATAGGTTTCGGGATTAGGATCTGTTGGAAGATTTGTTAAATATTTTTTTAAAAAATCTTCAACAACAGAAGAGCAACGAGTAGCCACGTCTCCTCCTCCAATTGTACATCCATTTTCGCCTGTAATAGGCTTGAGGGCATAATTTTCAGAAGAATAAGTAGTAACGGCATTGGCTAACAATTCAATGTCTGATTTCCTTTTAACATCTTTTCCAGCATTAACAGAATTATTTAATTGAACAGCTATAAAACCAGAAAGAATAGAAATAAC encodes the following:
- a CDS encoding NUDIX domain-containing protein — translated: MKVKKSIIAGGVVINEYDEVIVVSQKGNSWSLPKGHIENNETELEAAIREIYEESGVKGLKLIKNLGQYERYSMDNQSEMKLRTFFLFKTLKQKLCPIDPENPEAIWVDKNKVSETLTHPKDKEFFLKILKEI
- the trpS gene encoding tryptophan--tRNA ligase codes for the protein MKVFSGIRPTGEIHLGNYLGAIKQWISLQDKEDCLFCIVDWHAITTPYDEKTLQKKMFDLTTTYLAVGLNPDKCNLFIQSDVKEVVELQWLLGTITPFGELSRMTQFKDKSKKHPEYINAGLFNYPVLMAADILLYDTDIVPIGKDQTQHVELTRNIAEKFNKKYGKVFKLPKAFVPEQGATIMSLQFPEKKMSKTDDVKGCIGLFDTPKEIKEKIMSATTDSGKEIKYDTKNKKGISNLMTIYSLFSDKTFKEIENEFKGKGYGDFKKSLADLLIEKLEPIRQKRKELENNPEYINRVLEKGAKKARKIAEETMEKIRKNMGLK
- a CDS encoding phosphomannomutase/phosphoglucomutase encodes the protein MLNQKIFKAYDIRGIYPEEINEETAYKIGAAFAVFIKKVSNKDNPQIVVGRDNRKSSDSLFNELKKGIIGQGANVIDIGLSATPTLYFSVANYKYDGGINITSSHNPKQYNGFKMVREEAIPLSGDSGIGEIKELVLSNNFIEVEKIGKIIRKDVSDDYISINKEKDSFDIKMIVDTANSVSGVLVPKMFNQVNLTHIFSELDGDFPNHEPDPHKKENIEKLQKKVIEDKADFGVALDGDGDRVFFINEKGNVIPSDMILSLMSSLILKDNPNNKILYDIRCSNVVRETINSLKGEAIISKVGHSFIKALMKEKDIIFGGEYAGHYYLRQSGSYYEAPYFVIFTILKEIKKTGKKLSELIEPFEKYYHSGEINFKADNKEEIINKVKEKYIDGKLLTIDGVRIDFDDWWFSIRASNTEPILRLIVEGKTKEIMEEKLKEIEEIIQAQ
- a CDS encoding type II secretion system protein; this encodes MSQQKAFTLIELLIVIVVISILSGFIAVQLNNSVNAGKDVKRKSDIELLANAVTTYSSENYALKPITGENGCTIGGGDVATRCSSVVEDFLKKYLTNLPTDPNPETYYYYISTDGKSCQIYAKLSTPAPNDIYAYNCDTDNYTIGTIVNGACGDFSEYTSTNGYNNSSATDWPTITATSFCSAGTLDGTTPVFPEEGASVSWTCDGDRGDRAFCSAYRALNGVCGSADGTNSYTTPTTDLCSAGIASSVSGSGPWTWTCEGKYVGDIPTCTVNKTEDGVCGSADGTNSYTTPTTDLCSAGIASSVSGSGPWTWTCAGVNDGTTSETCTANKSVDGVCGSADGSYYSSVPTTDLCSAGIASSVSGSGPWTWTCAGVNDGTTSETCTALKLSPPIICNNVHTLNECTSAGGTLTWVSSCYVCKFSWSVTTDIGTQVDGLYPDCPSGWTQYQNWTTTADRSIYGGYCGSTTHNSHAGYSIPYTAGSHSWSNHAIESMPYMTGDNYNWACCTGCGSTACDNCGSLIYEGCMDYPNHNCHAYITARGCY